In the Sarcophilus harrisii chromosome 3, mSarHar1.11, whole genome shotgun sequence genome, one interval contains:
- the ZDHHC23 gene encoding palmitoyltransferase ZDHHC23 isoform X1: MAPKVNRKTVKKKKTEEPELEPLCCCEYIDRNGEKNHLVASFCDCQDLDEGCERWITCKSLQPETFERIMDTISDRFRIPWLRGAKKVNISIIPPLILLPLFLHVASWHLLLGIIILTSLPALTLGYYYLTHRRKDRTLFFLSLGLFSLGYMYYVFLKEVAPKGRVGQGQLVILTCGLFLILIALRQAKKNPGYLKSPVQNGSLPNNGPVELLNRKGQEKVKGYPGDSLGNVNNRIVKDDPKTYSRTSVESPNKVKEDWCAKCQLVRPARAWHCRICGVCVRRMDHHCIWINSCVGESNHQAFILALSIFLVTSVYGITLALDTICRDRSIFTALFYCPGVYTNYSTALSFTCVWYSVIITAGMAYIFLIQLINISYNVTEREVQQALREKTGRRLLCGLIVDTGQYNRGFLRNWHQFSTLGTRTLHPPAEDIV; the protein is encoded by the exons ATGGCACCAAAGGTGAATAGGAAAactgtaaagaaaaagaaaacggAAGAGCCTGAGTTGGAACCCCTTTGCTGCTGTGAATACATAGATCGAAATGGGGAAAAGAACCATCTGGTGGCTAGTTTTTGTGATTGCCAAGACCTTGACGAAGGTTGTGAAAG GTGGATTACATGCAAATCCTTGCAACCAGAGACTTTTGAGAGAATTATGGACACAATATCAGATCGATTCCGAATTCCCTGGCTTAGGGGGGCCAAAAAGGTCAATATTAGCATTATCCCACCGCTTATTCTCCTGCCACTTTTTCTCCATGTAGCTTCTTGGCATCTTCTGTTGGGCATTATCATCTTGACCTCCCTTCCTGCCCTGACACTGGGGTATTACTACCTCACCCACAGGAGGAAAGACCGGACCCTGTTTTTTCTGAGCTTGGGGTTATTCTCCTTGGGCTACATGTACTACGTGTTCCTTAAAGAAGTGGCCCCTAAAGGCCGGGTGGGACAAGGGCAGCTGGTTATTCTcacttgtggattatttctaatactcaTAGCCCTACGTCAAGCCAAGAAGAATCCTGGCTACCTCAAAAGTCCAGTACAAAATGGCAGCCTTCCAAACAACGGCCCAGTTGAATTATTAAACAGGAAAGGGCAGGAGAAAGTAAAAGGATATCCTGGAGATTCACTGGGCAATGTCAACAATCGAATAGTAAAGGATGACCCCAAGACCTATTCTAGGACATCGGTTGAGAGCCCCAACAAAGTGAAGGAAGACTGGTGTGCCAAATGCCAGTTGGTAAGGCCTGCCCGTGCATGGCATTGTCGGATATGTGGAGTGTGTGTGAGAAGAATGGATCATCATTGCATCTG GATAAATAGTTGTGTTGGAGAATCCAATCATCAAGCATTCATCCTTGCACTGTCAATCTTCTTAGTCACCTCTGTGTATGGGATTACCCTGGCCTTGGACACCATCTGTAGAGACAGAAGCATCTTCACAGCTCTTTTCTACTGTCCAGGAGTTTACACAAACTACAG CACTGCTCTCTCCTTTACCTGTGTATGGTACTCTGTGATCATAACAGCAGGCATGGCCTATATTTTCCTGATCCAACTGATAAACATCAGTTACAATGTGACTGAGAGGGAGGTTCAGCAAGCCCTCCGGGAGAAGACTGGGCGCCGACTCCTCTGTGGGCTGATCGTGGACACAGGCCAGTATAACCGGGGCTTCCTACGGAACTGGCATCAGTTTTCCACCCTGGGCACACGCACACTCCACCCCCCTGCCGAGGACATTGTCTGA
- the ZDHHC23 gene encoding palmitoyltransferase ZDHHC23 isoform X2 has translation MAPKVNRKTVKKKKTEEPELEPLCCCEYIDRNGEKNHLVASFCDCQDLDEGCERWITCKSLQPETFERIMDTISDRFRIPWLRGAKKVNISIIPPLILLPLFLHVASWHLLLGIIILTSLPALTLGYYYLTHRRKDRTLFFLSLGLFSLGYMYYVFLKEVAPKGRVGQGQLVILTCGLFLILIALRQAKKNPGYLKSPVQNGSLPNNGPVELLNRKGQEKVKGYPGDSLGNVNNRIVKDDPKTYSRTSVESPNKVKEDWCAKCQLVRPARAWHCRICGVCVRRMDHHCICCVGESNHQAFILALSIFLVTSVYGITLALDTICRDRSIFTALFYCPGVYTNYSTALSFTCVWYSVIITAGMAYIFLIQLINISYNVTEREVQQALREKTGRRLLCGLIVDTGQYNRGFLRNWHQFSTLGTRTLHPPAEDIV, from the exons ATGGCACCAAAGGTGAATAGGAAAactgtaaagaaaaagaaaacggAAGAGCCTGAGTTGGAACCCCTTTGCTGCTGTGAATACATAGATCGAAATGGGGAAAAGAACCATCTGGTGGCTAGTTTTTGTGATTGCCAAGACCTTGACGAAGGTTGTGAAAG GTGGATTACATGCAAATCCTTGCAACCAGAGACTTTTGAGAGAATTATGGACACAATATCAGATCGATTCCGAATTCCCTGGCTTAGGGGGGCCAAAAAGGTCAATATTAGCATTATCCCACCGCTTATTCTCCTGCCACTTTTTCTCCATGTAGCTTCTTGGCATCTTCTGTTGGGCATTATCATCTTGACCTCCCTTCCTGCCCTGACACTGGGGTATTACTACCTCACCCACAGGAGGAAAGACCGGACCCTGTTTTTTCTGAGCTTGGGGTTATTCTCCTTGGGCTACATGTACTACGTGTTCCTTAAAGAAGTGGCCCCTAAAGGCCGGGTGGGACAAGGGCAGCTGGTTATTCTcacttgtggattatttctaatactcaTAGCCCTACGTCAAGCCAAGAAGAATCCTGGCTACCTCAAAAGTCCAGTACAAAATGGCAGCCTTCCAAACAACGGCCCAGTTGAATTATTAAACAGGAAAGGGCAGGAGAAAGTAAAAGGATATCCTGGAGATTCACTGGGCAATGTCAACAATCGAATAGTAAAGGATGACCCCAAGACCTATTCTAGGACATCGGTTGAGAGCCCCAACAAAGTGAAGGAAGACTGGTGTGCCAAATGCCAGTTGGTAAGGCCTGCCCGTGCATGGCATTGTCGGATATGTGGAGTGTGTGTGAGAAGAATGGATCATCATTGCATCTG TTGTGTTGGAGAATCCAATCATCAAGCATTCATCCTTGCACTGTCAATCTTCTTAGTCACCTCTGTGTATGGGATTACCCTGGCCTTGGACACCATCTGTAGAGACAGAAGCATCTTCACAGCTCTTTTCTACTGTCCAGGAGTTTACACAAACTACAG CACTGCTCTCTCCTTTACCTGTGTATGGTACTCTGTGATCATAACAGCAGGCATGGCCTATATTTTCCTGATCCAACTGATAAACATCAGTTACAATGTGACTGAGAGGGAGGTTCAGCAAGCCCTCCGGGAGAAGACTGGGCGCCGACTCCTCTGTGGGCTGATCGTGGACACAGGCCAGTATAACCGGGGCTTCCTACGGAACTGGCATCAGTTTTCCACCCTGGGCACACGCACACTCCACCCCCCTGCCGAGGACATTGTCTGA